A window of Ignavibacterium sp. contains these coding sequences:
- a CDS encoding choice-of-anchor V domain-containing protein has product MKTNLVLLALFVSFVAFSYSGLFDRPTELLGGTELNGAGCVCHTVVRDTSVKVWVEGPDTLMVGQTGIYHMYLTGGPAQAGGYNVAGRFGTMVLTDSFSFWDYRSPNELTQAFPLVFPSASDTIYWEFGYTASDSSAIDTLYSCGLSIVYDGIPDSLDRWNFGPKFPVTIIQGSIPVELVSFNATFKNDFIELNWITATETNNRGFEVQRSQKSKVNSQEWKKIGFIPGNGTSTETNYYSFRDKNLEQGEYIYRLKQIDFDGSFTFSKEVEVYISSPSDFTLYQNYPNPFNPTTSILYSLSSNQIVQLKVYDVLGNELATLVNEYQNAGNYKIEFNINQFDKNGLRPELKSGIYFYRLQVGDFSDTKKMVFLK; this is encoded by the coding sequence ATGAAAACTAATTTAGTACTCTTAGCTCTCTTTGTATCTTTTGTTGCATTCTCTTATTCCGGATTATTTGATCGCCCGACTGAATTGCTTGGCGGAACAGAACTTAATGGTGCCGGTTGCGTATGTCACACAGTGGTTCGTGATACTTCAGTTAAAGTCTGGGTTGAAGGTCCTGATACATTGATGGTTGGTCAAACAGGAATTTATCATATGTATCTTACCGGCGGACCAGCTCAGGCGGGTGGATACAATGTTGCCGGAAGATTTGGTACAATGGTGCTTACTGATTCATTTTCTTTCTGGGATTATCGTTCTCCAAATGAACTAACACAAGCTTTCCCCTTAGTGTTTCCATCTGCTTCTGATACGATTTATTGGGAGTTTGGATACACCGCTTCTGATTCTTCTGCGATTGACACTCTTTATTCGTGTGGACTAAGTATTGTTTATGATGGCATTCCAGATTCACTCGACCGATGGAATTTCGGACCAAAATTTCCTGTAACAATTATTCAGGGTTCAATACCTGTTGAATTAGTTTCATTTAACGCAACTTTTAAAAATGATTTTATTGAATTGAATTGGATTACAGCAACTGAAACAAACAACAGAGGATTTGAAGTACAGAGAAGTCAAAAGTCAAAAGTCAATAGTCAGGAGTGGAAAAAAATTGGATTCATCCCTGGAAATGGAACAAGCACTGAAACAAATTATTACTCATTTAGAGATAAAAACTTAGAACAGGGAGAATACATTTACAGACTTAAGCAAATTGATTTTGATGGAAGCTTTACTTTCTCAAAAGAAGTTGAAGTTTATATATCATCACCTTCCGATTTTACACTATATCAGAATTATCCTAATCCTTTTAATCCAACAACCAGTATTCTTTACTCACTAAGCAGTAATCAAATTGTTCAATTAAAAGTTTATGATGTTCTTGGAAATGAATTAGCAACATTAGTGAATGAATATCAGAATGCAGGCAATTATAAAATTGAGTTCAATATAAATCAATTCGACAAAAATGGATTAAGACCTGAGTTGAAAAGCGGAATTTACTTTTATAGACTTCAAGTTGGAGATTTTAGTGATACAAAGAAGATGGTATTTTTAAAATGA
- the rpsA gene encoding 30S ribosomal protein S1 has product MSQTKETTLNTLTPDEIEKAKVKFNHDQYSNEEFETLAKLYSESFRDVKEGELVRGKIVRIQGDNVIVDIGFKSEGTIPKSEFPADAEIKVGQEVEVVLESVEDQDGNLVLSKQRADFLRIWERVINAAKTGEVLQGKIIKRIKGGMVVDLMGMEAFLPGSQIDVKPIRDFDAFVGQTMDFRVVKVNEPTENVVVSHKVLIEEEMKDQRAAILQSLEKGQILEGTVKAITDFGVFVDLGGVDGLIHITDLSWGRINHPNEVVKLDETIKVVVTDFDEEKKRISLSLKKLLPHPWENIEQKYKVGDKVSGRVVSLTDYGAFIEIEKGIEGLIHNSEMSWTQHIKHPSQVVAMGQIVEAIILSLDKEEKKISLGIKQLEPDPWQKLMEKYPVGSRHMGIARNLTNFGVFVELEPGVDGLIHISDLSWTKKIRHPGEVVKKNEKIEVIVLSVDVDQRKISLGHKQITENPWPKFEQIYSVGTETTGKVVRIIEKGLIAELPEKVDGFVPATQLSTAKIKNLATHFPVDAELPLKVIEFDKESKKIVLSAIAALKEKSDEEIQKYIVTFKLEKVTVQNIKSAETGTIDTSDFPIFEEASPEAPKEEKKEESK; this is encoded by the coding sequence ATGTCCCAAACAAAAGAAACGACTCTCAATACGCTGACACCCGATGAGATTGAAAAGGCGAAAGTCAAATTCAACCACGATCAGTATTCAAATGAAGAGTTCGAAACACTCGCTAAACTTTATTCCGAATCATTCAGAGATGTTAAAGAAGGCGAGTTGGTTCGCGGTAAAATCGTTCGAATCCAGGGCGATAATGTTATTGTTGATATTGGATTCAAGTCTGAAGGAACAATTCCCAAATCTGAATTTCCTGCCGATGCTGAAATAAAAGTTGGTCAGGAAGTAGAAGTTGTTCTCGAAAGTGTTGAAGACCAGGATGGAAATCTTGTACTTAGCAAACAAAGAGCAGACTTCCTGAGAATCTGGGAAAGAGTTATTAATGCTGCTAAAACCGGTGAAGTTCTTCAAGGCAAAATCATTAAGAGAATTAAAGGCGGAATGGTTGTTGACCTGATGGGAATGGAAGCATTCTTACCGGGTTCACAAATTGATGTTAAACCAATTCGTGACTTTGATGCCTTTGTTGGTCAGACTATGGACTTCAGAGTTGTTAAAGTTAATGAACCAACTGAGAATGTTGTAGTATCACATAAAGTTCTGATCGAAGAAGAAATGAAAGACCAGAGAGCGGCAATTCTGCAAAGTCTTGAGAAAGGTCAGATACTTGAAGGAACTGTTAAAGCAATTACTGACTTCGGTGTGTTCGTCGACCTCGGTGGTGTTGATGGTTTAATTCATATCACTGATTTAAGCTGGGGAAGAATCAATCATCCAAATGAAGTAGTCAAACTTGATGAAACAATTAAAGTTGTAGTTACTGATTTTGATGAAGAGAAGAAGAGAATTTCTCTATCTCTCAAAAAACTTCTTCCACATCCATGGGAAAACATCGAGCAGAAATACAAAGTTGGTGATAAAGTTTCCGGTCGTGTAGTTTCTCTTACAGACTACGGTGCATTCATTGAAATTGAAAAAGGTATTGAAGGTTTGATTCACAATTCTGAAATGAGCTGGACTCAACACATTAAACATCCAAGTCAGGTTGTTGCAATGGGTCAGATTGTTGAAGCAATCATCTTAAGTCTTGATAAAGAAGAAAAGAAAATTTCTCTCGGAATCAAACAACTTGAACCAGATCCATGGCAGAAGCTTATGGAAAAATATCCGGTTGGTTCGAGACATATGGGAATTGCAAGAAATCTCACCAACTTTGGTGTATTCGTTGAATTAGAGCCAGGAGTTGATGGACTAATTCATATTTCAGATTTATCCTGGACAAAGAAAATTCGTCATCCCGGTGAAGTTGTAAAGAAAAATGAAAAGATTGAAGTAATTGTTCTAAGTGTAGATGTTGATCAAAGAAAAATTTCACTCGGACATAAACAGATAACTGAAAACCCTTGGCCAAAATTCGAGCAGATTTATTCTGTTGGAACTGAAACCACTGGTAAGGTTGTTCGCATTATCGAAAAAGGATTAATTGCTGAACTTCCTGAAAAAGTTGATGGCTTTGTTCCGGCAACACAGTTATCTACTGCAAAGATTAAAAATCTTGCAACTCACTTCCCTGTTGATGCTGAGTTACCACTAAAAGTAATTGAGTTCGATAAGGAAAGTAAGAAAATTGTTCTTAGCGCAATTGCAGCATTAAAAGAAAAATCAGATGAAGAAATTCAGAAATACATTGTCACATTTAAATTAGAAAAAGTAACTGTGCAGAATATCAAGAGCGCTGAAACAGGAACTATTGATACATCTGATTTTCCAATCTTTGAAGAAGCTTCACCTGAAGCTCCAAAAGAAGAAAAGAAAGAAGAATCAAAATAA
- a CDS encoding T9SS type A sorting domain-containing protein, giving the protein MKKLILITILFALFFNKIVYSQNFFPLNVGNAFQYNGSLYYDGPGGGGVTTITWENFFVLADTVIGDDVYYRTSPLFFSNSSLLRYDIENQILWIRLPSDSIDHIAVDFNATSNFTSYITGSPIIFNTDGIQIDTVLGRIVKVFSMSYFYSSGTYIIREEFTFAENLGLIYYHSSSGDIFVFSSLTTNLIAYKIGNNYYNNAFNVSINKIFPIINRPKNAFPFVLTIDYSIQVNALKDSLYIELWHIRNGIVKRYFKFEITSGNSVNVPILPDWLEVDDVIKIRAKISEKSIFRNTDYFPEKGFAYMKVLPPITDVDENKLDLTFSLEQNYPNPFNPVTKISWQSPVSSWQTLKVYDILGNEVATLVDEYREAGKYEVEFDAENISSGIYLYKLQAGNFIDTKKMILMR; this is encoded by the coding sequence ATGAAGAAGTTAATTTTAATCACAATATTATTTGCTTTGTTTTTTAATAAAATAGTTTATTCACAAAATTTTTTCCCGCTTAATGTTGGTAATGCTTTTCAATACAATGGAAGTTTATATTATGATGGCCCGGGTGGAGGCGGTGTTACCACGATAACATGGGAAAATTTTTTTGTATTAGCTGATACTGTAATTGGGGATGATGTTTACTACAGAACTAGTCCTTTATTTTTCTCAAATTCAAGTTTGTTAAGATATGATATTGAGAATCAGATTTTATGGATACGGCTTCCTAGTGATTCTATTGACCATATAGCAGTGGATTTTAATGCAACAAGCAATTTTACCAGCTATATTACGGGTTCTCCCATAATATTCAATACTGATGGGATTCAGATTGATACCGTTTTAGGCAGAATAGTAAAGGTTTTTAGTATGTCTTACTTTTATTCAAGCGGTACCTATATAATTAGAGAAGAATTTACTTTTGCAGAAAATTTAGGTTTAATTTACTATCATTCTTCTAGTGGCGATATTTTTGTATTTAGCTCTCTCACAACAAATTTAATTGCCTATAAAATTGGTAACAACTATTATAACAATGCCTTTAATGTATCAATTAATAAAATTTTCCCTATCATAAATCGTCCTAAAAATGCATTCCCGTTTGTATTGACAATTGATTATTCAATTCAGGTTAATGCCCTTAAGGACTCTTTATACATTGAATTGTGGCATATTAGGAATGGTATTGTAAAAAGATATTTTAAATTCGAGATAACCTCTGGAAACAGTGTCAATGTTCCGATTTTACCAGATTGGTTAGAGGTTGATGATGTAATCAAAATCAGAGCAAAAATTTCAGAGAAATCTATTTTCAGAAATACTGATTATTTTCCGGAAAAAGGTTTTGCTTACATGAAAGTACTTCCACCTATTACTGATGTTGACGAAAATAAATTAGATTTAACATTTTCACTTGAACAGAATTATCCAAACCCATTCAACCCAGTCACAAAGATTAGTTGGCAGTCACCGGTAAGCAGTTGGCAAACATTAAAAGTTTATGATATTCTTGGTAATGAAGTTGCAACACTTGTGGATGAATACAGGGAAGCAGGCAAATATGAAGTTGAATTTGATGCGGAAAATATCTCATCAGGAATTTATCTCTATAAATTGCAAGCGGGGAATTTTATTGACACAAAAAAAATGATTTTAATGCGATGA
- the mtaB gene encoding tRNA (N(6)-L-threonylcarbamoyladenosine(37)-C(2))-methylthiotransferase MtaB has protein sequence MKKTVSLHTLGCKLNFSETSTIGKEFLKNGYSIVDFDSKADIYVFNTCTVTENAEKECRQLVRRALRNNPDAFVIVTGCYAQLRPEEIAKIEGVDAVLGSNEKFRIFSLLNDFTKKELSCIYVSPLDELNQFGKANSTEADSRTRAFFKIQDGCDYKCSFCTIPLARGKSRSMNPDEVISEFKALVDEGYKEIILTGVNVGDYGKNYSTDLYRLLLKIIDVEGDFRIRISSIEPNLLSDEIIDLTASSEKMCKHFHIPLQSGSADILKLMQRRYTVDDYRNVIEKVVDKIPECGIGIDVIVGFPGETEKHFQETYKFLTELPFSYLHVFTYSERPNTKAISLPGKVEVNERKKRNNMLRILSDKKKNAFYNSLIGSELEVLFEAENDNGFIKGFSSNYVRVAIPFDENLVNNFAKVKVKEVSDGLAISELKEMKNSFELRCL, from the coding sequence ATGAAAAAAACTGTTTCGCTACATACGCTTGGTTGCAAATTGAATTTCTCAGAAACTTCCACAATTGGGAAAGAGTTTCTGAAGAATGGATATTCTATTGTTGATTTTGATTCCAAAGCAGATATTTATGTGTTCAATACCTGCACAGTAACTGAGAATGCAGAAAAAGAATGTCGTCAACTTGTCAGAAGAGCATTGAGAAATAATCCTGATGCCTTTGTAATTGTAACCGGCTGTTATGCTCAGCTTCGTCCGGAAGAAATTGCAAAGATTGAAGGTGTTGATGCGGTGCTTGGTAGCAATGAAAAATTCAGAATCTTTTCTCTGCTAAATGATTTTACAAAAAAAGAACTTTCCTGCATTTATGTTTCACCTCTTGATGAACTCAATCAATTTGGGAAAGCCAATTCAACTGAAGCAGATAGCAGAACCAGAGCATTCTTCAAAATTCAGGATGGTTGTGATTATAAATGTTCATTCTGCACCATTCCTCTTGCCCGTGGTAAAAGCAGAAGTATGAATCCTGATGAAGTTATTAGTGAATTCAAAGCACTTGTGGATGAAGGATATAAAGAAATAATTCTTACCGGAGTTAATGTTGGCGACTATGGAAAAAATTATTCTACCGATTTATATCGCTTACTTTTAAAGATAATTGATGTTGAAGGTGATTTCAGAATCAGAATTTCTTCAATCGAACCAAATTTATTGAGTGATGAAATTATTGATTTAACAGCTTCATCAGAAAAAATGTGCAAGCACTTTCATATTCCACTTCAAAGCGGAAGTGCAGATATACTTAAACTTATGCAGCGTCGTTACACAGTTGATGATTACCGAAATGTAATTGAAAAAGTAGTTGATAAAATACCTGAATGTGGAATCGGAATAGATGTTATTGTTGGATTTCCGGGAGAGACTGAAAAACATTTTCAAGAAACTTATAAATTTTTAACTGAGCTTCCCTTTTCTTATTTACATGTCTTCACTTACTCTGAAAGACCAAATACAAAAGCTATTTCGCTTCCCGGGAAAGTCGAAGTGAATGAGAGAAAGAAAAGAAACAATATGCTCAGGATTTTAAGCGATAAAAAGAAAAATGCTTTCTATAACTCGCTGATAGGTTCTGAACTTGAAGTTCTTTTCGAAGCTGAAAATGATAATGGATTTATCAAAGGATTCTCATCCAATTATGTCAGAGTCGCTATTCCTTTTGACGAAAATCTCGTGAACAACTTTGCAAAAGTAAAAGTTAAAGAAGTGAGCGATGGTTTGGCGATATCAGAACTTAAAGAGATGAAAAATAGCTTTGAATTACGCTGTCTTTAA
- the cmk gene encoding (d)CMP kinase, with the protein MSEKLIIAIDGPAGSGKSTTAKLLAKKLGYLYIDTGAMYRAVTLYAIKNNILNDEEKIIELASKLNIELKFEDGQTKVNVNGKDVTEEIRSLEVNQNVSPVSKIEGVRKILVQKQKEMGKNGGVVMEGRDITTVVFPNADVKIFLTASIDERARRRALEFAQKGQQVDIEKVKQNILERDRIDSSRDVSPLTKSPDAVEIDTSNLSIEQQVDLILEESKKVADKKGIKLTIN; encoded by the coding sequence ATGTCTGAAAAACTCATTATTGCTATTGATGGTCCTGCAGGTTCCGGAAAAAGCACAACTGCAAAATTGCTGGCGAAAAAGTTGGGCTACTTATACATTGACACTGGTGCGATGTATCGTGCAGTAACTCTTTATGCCATCAAGAATAATATTTTAAATGATGAAGAAAAAATTATTGAGCTTGCTTCCAAACTAAACATAGAATTAAAGTTCGAAGACGGACAAACAAAAGTTAATGTAAATGGAAAAGATGTAACTGAAGAAATTCGTTCTTTGGAAGTTAATCAAAATGTAAGTCCTGTTAGCAAGATTGAAGGTGTTAGAAAAATTCTCGTTCAGAAACAAAAAGAGATGGGAAAAAATGGTGGTGTTGTTATGGAAGGACGAGATATAACCACTGTTGTTTTTCCAAATGCAGATGTAAAAATTTTTCTTACTGCCAGTATTGATGAAAGAGCAAGAAGAAGAGCTTTAGAGTTTGCTCAAAAAGGACAGCAAGTTGATATTGAGAAAGTTAAACAGAATATTCTTGAACGAGACAGAATTGATTCAAGTAGAGATGTAAGTCCGCTTACAAAAAGTCCTGATGCAGTTGAAATAGATACATCAAACTTATCAATTGAACAACAGGTAGATTTGATTTTAGAAGAATCAAAAAAAGTTGCAGATAAAAAAGGAATTAAATTAACAATAAACTAA